Proteins encoded by one window of Cystobacter ferrugineus:
- a CDS encoding extracellular solute-binding protein: protein MKNLRWMFAAASACVLAFLPSASSAAETKELVLWHGYRAEEKAALEKLVGQFNSAHAAEGIKVTTLAVPYDAYADKISATVPRGKGPDVFIFAQDRLGGWIEAGNTVEPIDFYLDDELKKRFIPSTLQAMVYRGTTYGLPLNYKSITLIYNKKLVPTPPKTSGELVTMAKKITDKKAGRFGLAYAYGDFYYHAALMNGFGGGVFGADGAPTMNSPANVKAADQLLKWMDKDGILPAEPTTALITSLFNEGKAGMVFSGPWFLGEIAKGVDYGLAPLPTLDEAGGKPMRPWTTVEGVYVAAPSKNKDAAFELAKFLTSTEGAKVLALEGRQSPANQAVYSDPKVAADAQLKAFRAQVDTAVPMPNVPEMSMVWGHATSAMSSILKKTATPKAALDAAQKGVAKDVASLRKK, encoded by the coding sequence GCTCGCCTTCCTGCCCTCGGCCTCTTCCGCCGCCGAGACGAAGGAACTCGTCCTCTGGCACGGCTACCGCGCCGAGGAGAAGGCCGCGCTGGAGAAGCTGGTGGGCCAGTTCAACTCCGCCCACGCCGCCGAGGGCATCAAGGTGACCACGCTGGCGGTGCCGTATGACGCCTACGCGGACAAGATCTCCGCCACGGTGCCGCGCGGCAAGGGCCCGGACGTCTTCATCTTCGCCCAGGACCGGTTGGGCGGATGGATCGAGGCGGGCAACACCGTGGAGCCCATCGACTTCTACCTGGACGACGAGCTCAAGAAGCGCTTCATCCCCTCCACGCTCCAGGCGATGGTCTACCGCGGCACCACCTACGGCCTGCCGCTCAACTACAAGTCCATCACGCTCATCTACAACAAGAAGCTGGTGCCCACGCCGCCCAAGACGAGCGGCGAGCTGGTGACGATGGCCAAGAAGATCACCGACAAGAAGGCGGGCCGCTTCGGTCTGGCCTACGCCTACGGTGACTTCTACTACCACGCGGCGCTGATGAACGGCTTTGGCGGGGGCGTGTTCGGCGCGGACGGCGCGCCCACGATGAACTCGCCGGCCAACGTCAAGGCGGCGGACCAGCTCCTCAAGTGGATGGACAAGGACGGGATTCTTCCGGCCGAGCCGACCACCGCGCTCATCACCTCGCTCTTCAACGAGGGCAAGGCGGGCATGGTGTTCTCCGGCCCGTGGTTCCTCGGGGAGATCGCCAAGGGCGTGGACTACGGCCTCGCGCCGCTGCCCACGCTGGACGAGGCGGGCGGCAAGCCCATGCGTCCGTGGACGACGGTGGAGGGCGTCTATGTCGCCGCGCCGTCGAAGAACAAGGACGCGGCGTTCGAGCTGGCCAAGTTCCTCACCAGCACCGAGGGCGCCAAGGTGCTCGCGCTCGAGGGCCGTCAGAGCCCCGCCAACCAGGCGGTGTACTCCGACCCGAAGGTGGCCGCCGACGCGCAGCTCAAGGCGTTCCGCGCCCAGGTCGACACGGCGGTGCCCATGCCCAACGTGCCGGAGATGTCGATGGTCTGGGGCCATGCCACCTCGGCGATGAGCTCCATCCTCAAGAAGACCGCGACCCCCAAGGCCGCCCTGGACGCCGCCCAGAAGGGTGTCGCCAAGGACGTGGCCAGCCTGCGCAAGAAGTGA